The following proteins come from a genomic window of Hymenobacter canadensis:
- a CDS encoding S49 family peptidase, with the protein MLGLVSRLSASPWLISREHLHSYMPVLASLLMGTASLQGGQDLAELRAAAAPADFAVRVAGKGVIAYGAWSQAGASATGGATDGILVRVMGVSGPLMKADQECGPRGLMSLAADLQRTAKDTDISSVLLRVDSPGGQVFGTQSVVDGIKACQAAGKPVVALCEDGLMCSAAYWIASAADTIIATHETCTVGSIGVMASWMDVQPALEKMGVAFHEVYAEQSSQKNADFAAAAKGDYKAVQANLTAIAGGFLGAVRANRAGRLNEKLFVKSGYAAGKAGFASEAGEIGLIDALGSLPDALGECVRLVQASRSL; encoded by the coding sequence ATGCTTGGCTTAGTCTCCCGTTTATCTGCTTCTCCCTGGCTTATCTCGCGGGAACACCTGCACTCCTATATGCCGGTGCTGGCCTCGCTGCTCATGGGCACCGCCTCGCTGCAGGGCGGCCAGGATCTGGCCGAGCTACGGGCCGCAGCTGCTCCGGCAGACTTCGCCGTGCGCGTGGCCGGCAAGGGTGTCATTGCCTACGGCGCTTGGTCCCAGGCTGGTGCCAGTGCCACCGGTGGTGCCACGGATGGCATCCTGGTGCGGGTGATGGGCGTGAGTGGCCCACTGATGAAAGCCGACCAGGAGTGCGGCCCGCGGGGCCTTATGTCGCTGGCAGCCGACCTGCAGCGTACGGCCAAGGACACGGACATCAGCTCGGTGCTGCTGCGCGTGGACTCGCCCGGCGGGCAGGTGTTTGGCACCCAGAGCGTGGTGGACGGCATCAAGGCCTGCCAGGCGGCCGGCAAACCCGTTGTGGCCCTGTGCGAGGATGGGCTTATGTGCTCGGCGGCCTACTGGATAGCCTCGGCGGCCGACACCATCATTGCCACCCACGAGACGTGCACCGTTGGCTCCATCGGCGTGATGGCCAGCTGGATGGACGTGCAGCCGGCGCTCGAGAAGATGGGCGTGGCCTTCCACGAGGTGTACGCCGAGCAGAGCAGCCAGAAGAACGCCGACTTCGCCGCGGCCGCCAAGGGCGACTACAAAGCCGTGCAGGCCAATCTGACGGCCATTGCCGGCGGCTTCCTGGGCGCCGTGCGCGCCAACCGGGCCGGCCGCCTCAACGAGAAGCTCTTCGTCAAGTCCGGCTACGCGGCCGGCAAGGCCGGCTTTGCCAGCGAGGCTGGCGAAATCGGCCTAATCGACGCGCTGGGCTCGCTGCCCGATGCGCTGGGCGAATGCGTGCGCCTGGTGCAGGCCAGTCGCTCCCTCTAA
- a CDS encoding LamG-like jellyroll fold domain-containing protein codes for MPASNGGFISSYDSFPNGSSYTFLVRIRQPELQDNACIFGTPGGHALIARNGGTELAVYANTYAVQAAHNVPAGQFYNVVMDYDAATNLTRLWVNNVMLGQGQGNGPNMGEYAILFLNTYSYGSFAARSLQYGEVVLYNTILSDSSRAAWHAYLLTR; via the coding sequence ATGCCGGCTAGCAATGGCGGGTTCATCAGCTCCTATGATTCGTTTCCCAATGGTAGCAGTTACACATTTCTGGTCCGCATCCGGCAGCCGGAGCTGCAGGACAACGCCTGTATTTTCGGCACCCCCGGCGGCCACGCCCTGATTGCCCGCAACGGAGGTACGGAGCTGGCGGTGTACGCCAACACATATGCGGTGCAGGCCGCTCATAACGTGCCCGCCGGCCAGTTCTACAACGTGGTCATGGACTACGATGCGGCCACGAACCTGACGCGCCTGTGGGTGAACAACGTGATGCTCGGGCAGGGGCAGGGCAATGGGCCGAACATGGGCGAGTATGCCATCCTGTTCCTGAATACCTACAGCTACGGCAGTTTCGCTGCCCGCAGCCTGCAGTATGGCGAAGTGGTGCTCTACAATACCATTCTCTCCGACAGTTCCCGTGCCGCCTGGCACGCCTACCTGCTCACTCGTTAA
- a CDS encoding DEAD/DEAH box helicase — protein sequence MVDFRKRTAASGEKKTNPIEIYDSLDTMVGVTGLRPAQESILQDWFDKYREQRDIIVKLHTGQGKTLVGLLMLQSQINAGKGPAIYLCPDPYLSRQTQEQAKKFGIKYSILDTSGVFPSEFLEGKRILITTVKHMFNGRTKFKLGTRSMPIGTIVLDDSHACIDKIQETFTIKISKRESESIYETFIALFEDELKEQGQSRFNNVREGDSRTVMLIPYWAWQEKQELVDKILRDNTAINSIGFAWQLLINDLKDCQCYISGTSIEISPYHNTIEQFGSFHKAGMRIFMSATTNNDAFFIKSLGVPREVVQNPLMFAGEKWSGEKMILDPYQISDILHRGSIINMYAPASAGRKYGIVSLVHSHRSASHWQEKGALVVQEVEVETDKLRAGDYVQTRVLVNRYDGIDLPDDACRILILDSLPFAQSLGDTYQEYCRPTSTTIDTRVAQKIEQGLGRGVRGEKDYCVIIITGPDLINMMRTPRFRENFSAQTRKQIEIGIAVNAMVSEEATSGDPIVQLNGVIKQCLGRDEGWKDYYHEEMDTLTIGIPDSPLFHILELERKAAEAYKQGDSPKAQKLIKDLINSHILRSDPEEVGWYMQEMARYAYAEQRGDSNIYQTSAYKSNQALLKPKDSTYFKKLEFNQTQIENAKDWLMTFASYDDCRIAVDAILNALEFGKDTDKFETGLKDLGTLLGFSSDQPDKQWKIGPDNLWNVAQGEYIFFECKNGVKSSRTEISKREAGQTGQHKLWFKKMYHDALLLPIIITPATELANNAILELDVRLMDQTLLRKLKKNVRDYLKEFKLHTLKSLTSDIVREALSSHSLTKDVFKNNYTANPITKSSLKSPK from the coding sequence ATGGTTGACTTTCGCAAAAGAACCGCTGCAAGTGGCGAAAAAAAAACAAATCCGATTGAAATCTATGATTCCTTGGATACAATGGTTGGGGTCACCGGTCTTCGCCCAGCTCAAGAATCCATTTTACAAGATTGGTTTGACAAATATCGGGAGCAAAGGGATATTATTGTAAAGCTGCATACCGGTCAAGGCAAAACATTGGTTGGACTACTTATGCTCCAATCTCAAATCAATGCTGGCAAAGGTCCTGCTATATATTTATGCCCTGATCCTTACCTATCTCGTCAAACACAAGAGCAAGCTAAAAAATTTGGGATAAAATATTCGATTCTAGATACTAGCGGCGTATTTCCCAGCGAATTTCTAGAAGGCAAACGTATATTGATAACTACTGTTAAACATATGTTTAATGGAAGAACCAAATTTAAACTTGGCACAAGATCAATGCCCATAGGCACTATTGTGCTAGACGATTCTCATGCTTGCATTGATAAAATACAAGAAACCTTCACTATAAAAATAAGCAAAAGAGAAAGCGAATCTATTTATGAGACTTTTATTGCCCTGTTTGAGGATGAATTAAAGGAGCAAGGCCAATCTCGGTTTAATAATGTACGTGAAGGAGACTCAAGGACAGTTATGTTAATCCCATACTGGGCTTGGCAGGAAAAACAAGAGTTAGTTGATAAAATACTTAGAGATAATACTGCAATAAATAGCATTGGATTTGCTTGGCAGTTGTTAATAAATGACCTTAAAGATTGCCAGTGCTATATTTCAGGCACTAGTATAGAGATTTCACCTTATCACAACACTATTGAACAATTCGGATCATTCCATAAGGCAGGAATGCGAATATTTATGTCTGCCACAACTAACAATGATGCATTCTTTATAAAAAGTTTAGGAGTACCTCGTGAGGTTGTACAGAACCCCTTAATGTTTGCGGGAGAAAAATGGTCTGGGGAGAAAATGATCCTTGACCCGTATCAAATTTCTGACATATTACACAGAGGCAGTATAATCAATATGTATGCACCTGCATCTGCGGGACGCAAATACGGTATTGTAAGTCTAGTTCATAGCCACCGCTCAGCCAGCCATTGGCAAGAAAAAGGAGCCTTGGTTGTACAGGAAGTGGAAGTCGAGACAGATAAACTTAGAGCTGGAGACTATGTACAGACTCGTGTCTTGGTAAACCGGTATGATGGTATTGACTTACCAGATGATGCTTGCCGAATCCTAATACTTGATTCTTTACCTTTTGCACAAAGCCTTGGTGACACGTATCAGGAATATTGCAGGCCAACAAGCACAACAATTGATACTCGCGTAGCTCAGAAAATTGAGCAAGGGCTAGGACGTGGGGTACGAGGAGAGAAGGACTACTGTGTCATCATTATTACTGGTCCTGACTTAATAAATATGATGCGTACCCCACGATTCAGGGAGAATTTTTCAGCTCAAACCCGCAAGCAGATTGAAATAGGTATCGCCGTCAACGCAATGGTTTCTGAAGAGGCAACTTCCGGTGATCCTATTGTTCAGCTTAATGGAGTCATAAAACAATGCCTTGGCCGGGACGAAGGATGGAAAGATTACTATCATGAGGAAATGGATACACTTACCATAGGTATACCAGACTCACCTTTATTCCATATTCTAGAATTGGAGCGAAAGGCAGCTGAAGCGTATAAACAAGGTGATTCTCCCAAAGCACAAAAATTAATTAAGGATCTCATAAATAGTCATATTCTCAGATCTGATCCTGAGGAAGTCGGGTGGTATATGCAAGAAATGGCTCGTTACGCATATGCGGAACAAAGGGGAGATTCTAATATCTATCAGACCAGTGCTTACAAGAGTAACCAAGCACTGCTAAAACCTAAAGATAGCACTTACTTTAAAAAACTTGAATTCAATCAAACACAAATTGAAAATGCTAAAGATTGGCTAATGACTTTTGCTTCATATGATGATTGCAGAATTGCTGTAGACGCAATTTTAAACGCTCTTGAATTTGGAAAAGATACTGACAAATTTGAAACAGGTTTGAAAGATTTAGGAACATTGCTTGGCTTTAGCAGTGACCAACCAGATAAACAATGGAAGATTGGACCCGATAATTTATGGAATGTAGCTCAAGGGGAGTATATATTTTTTGAATGCAAAAATGGTGTAAAGTCTTCAAGAACAGAAATATCTAAGCGTGAAGCCGGTCAAACAGGACAGCACAAACTTTGGTTTAAAAAAATGTATCATGATGCTTTACTGCTCCCAATTATTATAACACCTGCTACCGAATTAGCAAATAATGCTATTCTAGAATTGGATGTTCGATTAATGGATCAGACTCTGCTAAGAAAGCTTAAGAAGAACGTTCGTGATTATCTTAAGGAATTTAAGTTACACACACTAAAGAGCCTTACTTCAGATATTGTTCGTGAGGCATTAAGTAGCCATTCTCTTACAAAAGACGTTTTTAAAAACAACTATACAGCTAATCCAATAACAAAAAGCAGTTTGAAAAGTCCTAAGTAA